The Macaca nemestrina isolate mMacNem1 chromosome 8, mMacNem.hap1, whole genome shotgun sequence genome contains the following window.
GTCTGTGGCGGCCACCATCTCCGAGGTCATATGTTTGAGCTGGGCATCAGCAGGGGGTACCTCCTGCTCTCCCGAGCCAGAGTTTTCCTCCTCTGAGTTCCTGCAGTCCTGAGCATGGCAGGGGGACCTGGTGGAGCTGACTGGAGCCTCTGAGGGGACCCCAGGAGCAGGCTGGGCACTGAGCCCTCCCCTCCTGCCTTGCAGACCTCAGGCCCCGGGGCCTCCAGCGGCCCCAGCGGAGACCACAGCGAGCTTGTCGTCCGGATCGCCAGTCTGGAAGTGGAGAACCAGAGCCTGCGTGGCGGTGAGGCCCCGGGCCAGTGGGTAGGGGCTGTCCCTGGCCCCTGCCATCTAACCGTGCTCCCCTTGCCCCCACAGTGGTACAGGAGCTGCAGCAGGCCATCTCCAAGCTGGAGGCCCGGCTGAACGTGCTGGAGAAGAGCTCGCCTGGCCACCGGGCCACGGCCCCACAGACCCAGGTGAGTGCTCTCCCCACGCCTGACACTGCAGGGACCACGTGGCCCTGCTGGCTTCCATGTCTCCATGTACACTGGCTCCAGCAGTGATGAGCTGGCAGCCAGAATACTGGAGTCCTCAGGTCCCCAGGAAGGTTTACAGTTAGGCCTGCACTAATCCCCTGGGCAGGTAGAGGCAGTTCTTGTCTTTCCTGGGGCCTGCATGTGGGGAACCACAGCAGGGGTGCACAGGGGCTGCCCTTGCTCCGGtcgagggagggaggagggcctaGGAGGTGGCCAGGCAGCTCTGGGCCCTGGTTGGGGCGTCTCAGCCATGCCTTCTATCCCCTCCCCTGTGGCAGCACGTGTCTCCCATGCGCCAAGTGGAGCCCCCGGCCAAGAAGCCAGCCACACCAGCAGAGGATGACGAGGATGATGACATTGACCTGTTTGGCAGCGACAATGAGGAGGAGGACAAGGAGGCGGCACAGCTGCGGGAGGAGCGGCTGCGGCAGTACGCGGAGAAGAAGGCCAAGAAGCCTGCACTGGTGGCCAAGTCCTCCATCCTGCTGGATGTCAAGCCTGTGAGTGGGCAGGGTGGAGCTTCTGGGAGCTGGGCATTGCCCTGGTGCCTGCCCAGCTGGCTCAGCCTGTGaccctccctcccctgctctcTCGGTTCTGGGGAGACTTTAACGCCAAGTTGAGAAGTCTTGGGATAAACACAAACTTGGAGACAGGAAGGTGTGAATTTGGATTTTCTGAGGGCCCTTTAAGGAAACAATTGTGCACACAGTGGGTAGGGGGTAGGGGGCACGCAGGTACTTCCTGGGTGTTCTGAGGGTGCCTGACCCCAGcttttcctcccctttccccacaGTGGGACGATGAGACGGACATGGCCCAGCTGGAGGCCTGTGTGCGATCTATCCAGCTGGACGGGCTGGTCTGGGGGGCCTCCAAGCTGGTGCCCGTGGGCTACGGTATCCGGAAGCTACAGATTCAGTGTGTGGTGGAGGACGACAAGGTGGGGACAGACTTGCTGGAGGAGGAGATCACCAAGTTTGAGGAGCACGTGAGTGGGCTGGCCGGGGAGAGGAGACTGGGGGCCCTGGCCCATGCCCTGTACTGGGGCAGTGGGGAGCGAGTCCCAGAGTGAACCCCCCTCAGAGGAGGCTCCTGGCTCCGAGTGGG
Protein-coding sequences here:
- the LOC105488448 gene encoding elongation factor 1-delta isoform X8, with the protein product MATNFLVHEKIWFDKFKYDDAERRFYEQMNGPVAGASRQTSGPGASSGPSGDHSELVVRIASLEVENQSLRGVVQELQQAISKLEARLNVLEKSSPGHRATAPQTQHVSPMRQVEPPAKKPATPAEDDEDDDIDLFGSDNEEEDKEAAQLREERLRQYAEKKAKKPALVAKSSILLDVKPWDDETDMAQLEACVRSIQLDGLVWGASKLVPVGYGIRKLQIQCVVEDDKVGTDLLEEEITKFEEHVQSVDIAAFNKI
- the LOC105488448 gene encoding elongation factor 1-delta isoform X7 — encoded protein: MATNFLVHEKIWFDKFKYDDAERRFYEQMNGPVAGASRQENGASVILRDIARARENIQKSLAGTSGPGASSGPSGDHSELVVRIASLEVENQSLRGVVQELQQAISKLEARLNVLEKSSPGHRATAPQTQHVSPMRQVEPPAKKPATPAEDDEDDDIDLFGSDNEEEDKEAAQLREERLRQYAEKKAKKPALVAKSSILLDVKPWDDETDMAQLEACVRSIQLDGLVWGASKLVPVGYGIRKLQIQCVVEDDKVGTDLLEEEITKFEEHVQSVDIAAFNKI
- the LOC105488448 gene encoding elongation factor 1-delta isoform X5, translated to MVRSPHTDGRQSRMGTVLIRKMATNFLVHEKIWFDKFKYDDAERRFYEQMNGPVAGASRQENGASVILRDIARARENIQKSLAGTSGPGASSGPSGDHSELVVRIASLEVENQSLRGVVQELQQAISKLEARLNVLEKSSPGHRATAPQTQHVSPMRQVEPPAKKPATPAEDDEDDDIDLFGSDNEEEDKEAAQLREERLRQYAEKKAKKPALVAKSSILLDVKPWDDETDMAQLEACVRSIQLDGLVWGASKLVPVGYGIRKLQIQCVVEDDKVGTDLLEEEITKFEEHVQSVDIAAFNKI
- the LOC105488448 gene encoding elongation factor 1-delta isoform X6 — translated: MVRSPHTDGRQSRMGTVLIKMATNFLVHEKIWFDKFKYDDAERRFYEQMNGPVAGASRQENGASVILRDIARARENIQKSLAGTSGPGASSGPSGDHSELVVRIASLEVENQSLRGVVQELQQAISKLEARLNVLEKSSPGHRATAPQTQHVSPMRQVEPPAKKPATPAEDDEDDDIDLFGSDNEEEDKEAAQLREERLRQYAEKKAKKPALVAKSSILLDVKPWDDETDMAQLEACVRSIQLDGLVWGASKLVPVGYGIRKLQIQCVVEDDKVGTDLLEEEITKFEEHVQSVDIAAFNKI